ttgttattaatttttaataatttattatttatattttataaatatttaatttactactagatataaaattatttatcaaaTCATTTTAGTTATAATGATATGAATAGtttagttatttaatttatatgttattaaaatatataaattacttaaataaaaattaaatataaaaatgtacacattattaatatatatttttttcttgaatttaataatatgatttaaaatgtgATGTAacatattattatgaaaaaaataatgtattttatgtataaattttataaataattttaagaGTTTTAAACTATGAATATAATGTAAAAATTTTACTATAGTTAacaaattttaaatcaaattaaTAATATActatcataaataaatttataaattaaaataatttctaCTTCACTTTAAtctcttaaattttattttatttatttgtctgTGTGAATAAGAATTCCCGGATTCTTAAACAGAGAAAtattcatgaaattatttaaaatttccaTTACTTACTATAAATAGGACTAGTTAAGTACTACTTATTTtacaaattattataattattatttactGTTTAATATAGTGAGCCAATACTTAAGTTTTCAGAACTTATCAAGTTCAATGCTTATATATTATTAGCACTTagcaaattcaattttttttttttagctcaaTACTCATTGATATattattcttgaatgatcatcaaAGGAAATAATTCACCATTTTTTTGACAAGAACATGAGAAGCTCATTTATATAAACGATGAGTTTGAATAACCTTTTACTATGTTTATCTCATGCTAAGTTGTTAGCAACCACATTCATTTTAATTGTTGCTTGCAATTAGATTTATTAACAATGTGGACCATAAGAATTGATagtaaaaagaaaaatcataggcctctcttaaaattttaaaaatcatagaAATTTTTCTGGATATTTAGTTTCTAAAATTTATACGCCCTCtataagttgaaaaaaaaaagtataattaATGTCTAGAAAGTAAGAATTATTAATGAAAATTCTGATCAAGTTGCTGCTGATAACCAGTTCAGAAAGAAGACAACCTTTGCTGTAAAAAGATCTACCCTCATTAGAGAGACAAAGCTAGACGAGTCCACTGGAAGACAGATGTGTGGAAATCTAGTTGTTACCCAAAGTATGCATTTGTCCTTTGGCTTGCCGTCAAAGGAAAACTTCTTACAAATGATAAACTGTATGATGTTGGTTTAAACCAGCTTTGCTCCCTGTGCAGGTCTGAAGTGAAATCCATAGATCATTTATTCTTCAAATCCAGCTTATCAGACTCAGTTGGAGCTCTCTAAGAAGCTGGTTGGGAATTAAAAGGAAGATGACTACCATTAAAGCATCTCTTAAATGGCTTCACAAAGAGGCTAGAGGGACAGGTATTCAAAGTATTTCCAAGAAGACTTGTTTTGCTGCTACAATTTACTTCATCTGACATTTCAGAAATAAAGTCAAATTTGAAGGAAAGGTGAAGCTGTCATCAAAACAATTCAATCACATACTTATAGGATGATGTACAACAAGTACCCATGGCTCTCGGTTTGGAAGGATCCCAGAATGGAAATTCAGTGATTTGTTTTGGTTTTATGGCTTGTATTTGCCTTTGTTGGTTCCCATTTCCTCCTCTTGAAAGGTTTTAATGAGGTAATGCTTTGCAAAGCTTGATTGGCACTGAGTATGcccaatttttgtgttttgtctTGATTTACTTGAGGAGACTTTGTTCCCGAGTCTTGCATTTGCTTTGTTGATAGGTCTATAGAGTTATTGCTTTGTAAAGCCTTTTTGGCACGGGGTATGTATTTGCTTGATTTTGCTTGAGGGGACTTGGTCGCCCCTTTTTTCCTGCCCAGTCAGTTTGTGTATATCCGTTTTGTTCAATACATTTACAGTTTgatcaaaaaaaaagaaaagaaaacacaaAGGTGAGACTCAAACTCAAGAGAGAGTGACGGAAAAAGATTTCCCAGTGGCAGTGGGCCTCTGCATATTCAGAGGCTTGGCTGTCTGTATTTCTCCAGACAAAGTGAATTTAGACGAAGCCAAGATAAAAACATACATGAATACCACCTGATCCCCGCTGAGGATGAGCAATTTCCCAAAGATTATTCCACAGACAGGCACAGGGAACGAAATCGAAAGGGAAAGATAATAAACAAAAACCTGCATCTATGCCTCCTCCTGCTGCGGAGAATTGGAAATTAATTCGTCAATGATTAATCCACGCGAAGGCACAATTAATTGCTGGAAAATCAAAGGAATCGACCCATTCATCTGTGTTGGAAGGAAGAGGCAGACCGACGCTAGCCGCTGACTATAGAGATTCAAACACGTCTCTTTCTTTTCCAGAGATCTCTCAGTGTCAAAGAGCAGAAACCCATATTAATTTGAAATCcacacaaaaattattaaaaaaaaaaagatgatcaGGCCATCCTAATGGCATTTCGATGCCTATCCATACCAATACAGTTGTGCTGAGTTTGAccaaaaattaagaaatatacacagaaagtaaactaaatttttttttgggaacatAACATAAAAGAAGGTACGTAGGTGGGTAAGAGGCTATGCGTACAAGACCAAACGCCTGGCGCATAAAGTGCAGAAATACTTCCTCTTGATCTTGAAGCAGATGGGGAGAAAGCAGAAGCTGCACTTGCTCTCCACGTCCATGGCTTCCACGTTTCCCCCGCAGTAGGGGCACGCCCCGGGAGCTTTCTGCCGACCCAACACCCTCTCCCCTTCCTCACAAACCAACCCCAAGCACATCTTGTATCGACAATTGCAGCTACctaactctttctctctctgttgTCGAGACAGACAGACAGAGAGACCGTGTATcaattttatatatgtgtgtgtgtgtgagagagagagagagagtagaagagaaatgaaaattaaagtgAATTATGGGCGCTGGAAACTGGATGGGTGTTACTTTGTGCGGCGGCCGGGAGTATTTATATAGGGAGAGGGGTTGCTCTGTGTCGGGGGGCCCATCCGTCGTATGTCTCAAGCTGTTTCCGGTGCCATCTCGAAGGGTATTATGGAAAATAGCAACAAAATGATGACTACCTTTTACTCAGATCAAGAGGATGGAATACAAAAGACTTTTCTGGTTTGGTTAAAATACGCAAGTGCCTTCTCCTCTTGAAAATGGCAAGAAGGGCAAATCTGCgagaagattttaaaaaatagttcACAGTTTACGTAAATTTAGCCTTCTACAACGCAAGTATTTGGTGAACGCAGAGCGACCTCTGGGAAAatgtcaaaaaataaataaaaaggtgAAAGATTCACTTCTCCTCACGTCTAGATCATTGGACACTCGTAACCGCTCATGCCACATGACTTCCCTCATCATTGTCAATGTAGTTAACTTGTGTTAAGGGATAGTGCCACGAGGGAAGGCATGtggcatttttcaaattttagagGAAGTTCTAAAATCACAAGAGAAGTGAAAGATTAAGTTCTCATAAAAAAAaggtcaatttttttttctttttgtctttatttatataatacttttaaaaatatattacctttaattatatttttgtttttcccTTGGGCATATGTTACCAACATGATacaatttttcttcaaaaatattttttcctcttttttgtcTTTAAAGCGAGAATGAAAGgaatttatcaaagtgcagatcggATATCGAGAAATgttcgattttgggttagttttattgccgagagcaccaattcttttaaaaaattgaacaagtcagacattaagattttgaatgagtttcaactTAAGCATCAAAGAGTTTATGATAGACTTGAAAAAATAATTTCGTGAGTTAAACCTCCactagggtggataaaacttaattgtgatgagagTTGTAGGGACAATCTGAGTACTTTAGAAGGTGAAAGAATTATTTGGGATTGCCATGACATGATAAAAGCGGCTTTTTTAAGGTATTTTAGCAATGAtatgaataatagtgcggaattaaaagcaatcagggaaggaattcgtttgtgcaaacgtttgcattattttaatgtgattattgaaagtgattcgcgaattgtagttgattggtttcaaAAAAATGGATGTATTTTGTAATATCTTTGAAAATTTTGGGAGAAGCTCGTGgtggagctagaaggagtgaatgtcatgatgatgcatcaatatagggaaggcaatagtgcgactgattttcttattaaagaaggaaaaatgagaaataatgtaatttacgaaaaataacaccttctaccacgttatctgaaaggtattctttggATGGATAAGTGAGGTTTAATTTCTGTTCATCggtagttcatctctagagtttcgtttggtgtattttgttttgattttagtTGCATTTATGTtcttatcttctttgttagttatgttgaCCTAGTTTGGTTGCTGGCTGGTGTTGgtttttttgggagggtttttctatactctcccttttgttttatcttataaccacggtattctttcgccaaaagtgagggtatattaataaataaatgaaggtgccgccctcttttcttaaaaaaaaaaaaaaatactgtaaCATGGTTCATTTGCACTTgaaaattttttccctttttgccTTTAATTTACATGCTGTTGCATAATTCTTTACCCTTATTAACCCCTTTCATGTTAGCATAAAAACAATAGAAACATTTCTATCAAATGAAAATCAACCTTCAATTTTACATTCATATCGaattgaaacaaaaataataaatttttggcTCTCACTTTATATCTCCTGTCAAATTTCCTACTATATTACCTTATAATGAGAACAAAATATGTAAAGTACCtttaaaataatagataaaaaaaatCCAACAACCTATCCACTATGCCATAAAAAACCATTCAATCTATTTTTTCAAGTCATTATATTCAAACCCAAAGACTCAGAAAGTTAACTCCAACTCTCGGAAAACCCCAACCCCTCCCTAGCGACTTGATGCCAAATTGATGAAGAAGGGAAGCAATCTATTAACTAATTTTATGGAGGGATTAGGAAGGTAAGGTTTTGATTTTAGAGATTTAGCTTGTGTAGTGGAGAAGGAATCTAGAGGATCAGAGCTTGGAGTTAGAGTGGGGGTTGTTGGTGTACCTAAAAGCTAGAGTTGTCCATAGGATGTTCCTTTGAGATCTTGATGTTTAAATCATAAGTGAGTGAAGGGGCTTCATGATAGCAGCTATGGTTACCGCTGGCAGTGGCAATAGCTCCTCCTTACCTAGCAGTGGTTCATGATGGTTTGTGACCACTTTTATGGGGGTAGTCCACAATGGCTGGTAGATTGATGTTTGGCGTTTGTCAAAGTAGCGATTGGATGACGTGCCAGAGATACTAATGACCTGCAAAGTAGCAGTAGACCAATGTAACAGGGGAACAATCACATGCCGTTGAACAAGAGTCGTCCCTGAGAACAAGCGGTGGCGTACGAGTGGTGATTGGGAGAGAGGAGGTTCGAGGGGATGATAatgggaggagagagagagagagagagagagagagagagagagagagagagagagagagagagagagagagagagagagagagagagagagaggttgagcAAGAAACCCCGATTTTCAAAGGACAAATTTATCCTATTAATCTTTTTTAACGGTGTTAAGCATCTGTCATTGGAAGGATGTGTGAGTTTCCAAGGATCCAAATATGAAGGGAGGTCTGTGacattttccaaacctcataggaggttcttattttttaataaatctcaagagaggtgagtgtcttttgtccTAAAAAGGAGTAAAATTAGACTACTCACGTTCATTCTCACCTAACTTATCTTTTATGAGTTTGTTTAAGGGACTAATAGTACTACATTAATAGGAACTTATTCAAGCATTATGAGGAAGGTTACTTTTTAGGACGTTAATCCATAATGGGGAACTTATGCCCATAATGTCATTCCCATATTGAACTTATACTTATGCCTTGTTGATGGTAATAGCGggattattattttatcatatcatgTTTGTGCCCTACCAAACTCGTTGTTGTTAGGAATGTTGATAGGGCATATGTGACTCAGTTAGTAGTGATAACTTAGCAAGCTTATTACCCTTAAGATGATTTTGAGAAGGATTAGATGCACCAGCTAATCTTAAACCTTAAGTGGACTATTTGCCCATCAAATTTTGCCAAAGATTTACATAGTGATTAACCTCCTTATTCACAAAGGGTAGACATATTTAATTATTGTTATGTCACAAAAAAGCAAGGAGTCGTAGTTCACCAAGGACAAGTAAATATAATCATTGTCATGTCACACTTTAGTAAAGCAAAGCAAATTTACAAATTAGCTATTGTTTTTTAGaagttagattttttttttaaaaaaaaatacgcataataataacaaattacaaAAGACATCATGTTTTCTAACTATTTTAAGTTGttcaaataaaaaaatgtaaTTGCATATTAGGATTGAAAGAATCT
This region of Malania oleifera isolate guangnan ecotype guangnan chromosome 10, ASM2987363v1, whole genome shotgun sequence genomic DNA includes:
- the LOC131165758 gene encoding uncharacterized protein LOC131165758, translating into MCLGLVCEEGERVLGRQKAPGACPYCGGNVEAMDVESKCSFCFLPICFKIKRKYFCTLCARRLVLYA